Part of the Brassica oleracea var. oleracea cultivar TO1000 chromosome C8, BOL, whole genome shotgun sequence genome is shown below.
TACCTTTATATTCAATTTTTGAAAATTACACTTTCTGAAATATGAAAAGACCTTTTTATCCTAATTTAATAGAAAATTAAAAGATTAAAATAAATATGAATTCAAAATTATTTATATTTAGAAATAATCATATATTTGAGATAACTACGTCAATGATTTAAGATAGCAAATACAAAAATTTCTGAAATAACTTCAAATCTATATAAACAGCTTACACAGTTACGTTGCAAACAAATATTATATTCATCACATACGACCTTTTAAGCATTATGTATTAGTTCAATATTTTAACATTTAAGTTTTGTTATGCCTAAATTTAGTTTGTAAAAAAAAAAAGACTAAGAATCTGATGTTTACAAAGTTAATAAAACCAGAAAAACGCACGACTCCAAAGAAGTTTTAGATTTATATATAAATACATGAACAAATTAATATGATAATTGTATACATGAATGTTGTGGTGTTACGACGAATGTTGTGGTGTTACGACGAATCATTGTTTTCGTAGGTTCCAAATGTTGTAAGAAAAACATTATGCTCCAGGTTCAGGTCGTTCAGTGGCAGCTTCTGATTCTTGGTGATGATCTACATTTATTTAGTCTTGAAAATCAGGTTTTACTGGATCTACTGCGTCTTCTACGATTGCATATGCGATTGTTTCAGGATTTATCACTTCTAAAGTTAAAATCTCATAAAAGCAACTAGACTAACAAATATGTAAATGACACAAAATAAAGAATTAGGGAAAGGAAAAGTTATACAACATAAAATGGAAAACAAATGGAATATATTACAGAAAGTAGAAAAATGGTAGAAGACATGCTTCACAAAAATGGAGAGAAAAAAGAAATCGAAAGAATGACAGTTACCTTAATAGACATTTATAAAGGTTGTTTAGTTTGAGAAAATACACTACTATAACAGCTAAACGTAAGAGCATGATTATTGGGGGGGTTTAGGGTGGGGTTCTTAACGGAATATAAGAACCCGTCTCTTAACTTTTAACTAAAAAAAGTTAATAACAGTTCTTAAATAAGAGTTTTAAGAGTCGGTTCTTAAATAAGAGTTTTAAGAGCCGGTTCTTAACTTTCTTAGTTAAAAGTTAAGAGACATGTTCTTATATTCCGCTAAGAAACCCGCTCTAAGAACCTCCCAATAATCATGCTCCAAAGTCAAACAAAAAAACAATTGCATAATACCCACTTTTTTATTCATTTTCTCGTAGTTCAACTAATTTTAAAAAAAAATTGAAATATATCATCAATAGGTAGGAGGTCCAAGATATGCAGTTAAGGTTGGTCGGAGAGATTCCACCACTGCGTTTAGAGCTATTGCAGATAGTGGCGACCTCCCCAGTTTCAGGGCAAGACTAGACGACCTCAGTGATCTCTTCCTTCGAAAAGGTCTAAACACTAGAGACCTCGTCGCTCTCTCAGGTTAGTCCCAATAAAAAACACCTTTAGTCAGTTTATTTATTGTCAATTTCTCTCTTCAAGAGTTTGCTTATGACACACGTAAACACTATTTACAGGAGCCATACCTTAGGACAAGCTACGTGCGTAACATTTAAGGAAAGACTTTACGACAACTCGAGCGACATTGATGCCGGATTCTCCAGCACACGTAAGCGTCGCTGTGCGGTCAACGATGGAGATACAAATCTAGCACCTCTAGACCAAGTTACACCAAACTCGTTCGACAATAACTATTACAGAAACTTGATGCAGAAGAAAGGACTTTTGGCGAGCGATCAAGTTTTGTTTGGAAGCGGAGCTTCTACGGACAGTATTGTGTCGGAATATAGCAGAAACCCTTCTAGATTCGCGTCTGATTATGCAGCTGCAATGATCAAGATGGGAGATATTCAGACACTCACTGGCTCAGCTGGACAAATCCCGGAGAATCTGCACTGCTGCTAATTAAAGATATATTACTACTATTGTCTGAGAAAGTTTCAATGTGGTAATTCGGTTCATTGTTGTAATTGTATGTAACTAATTCCTGCATTAATTCGTTTGTTATTTGAATATCATTGGAACAATATTCGTTTGTAAACACATGAGATTATTATTTTTCTTTATTTTGTATACTGTCTTTTTTCACAAAAGATATTTATTTTAAGGTTTATTTGTGAAATAAATTAGTTTTGTAGAGAGGGTAAAGAGAATGTAATTTTGGTTAGTTAGTGAATTGTTTTTTGTTTGGTTAGTGAGTGCAATTTCCATTTATTTTAAATACCTTCATAATGACAAATCTGAAAAATGTACCAGCTCTATGAATGGATGTCCTCTGATAGCAAAAAAAAAAAAAAAAAAAATCAAAATCCAAACTGAACTTAGACATAAACCAAATAAACTCATATGTGGTTTTTATATAGTTTCAAATTTTACAAAATTGGTAGATTTTATTAGCCCAGAGGGGCACTTGTTGGTAAGGTCGGATAACTCACACAATTCTAAAAGTTCATTTAATTTCCAGCTAGCATTAGCTTTTCCACGTAAACAACGTCGCGTGTCGGTCCCCACATCTCTCTCGTGGAAGGAATCACCGGCTATATCCAGTTAGTTTTTCAATCTTATTTCTGGAATGAATACTATATAAAGCACCTAAAAATACAAAAGGAGAAGGAGATAGAGAAGTGATTCGATTCGATTCTTTTTTCGTGATCGAGAGAAGATCGGAGCTAAGCTACTAAGGAATCGCTTGATTGCCCTGAGATGAGAACCGGCGGTTTGGAAACAATGCAGTCTTTGTCGTCGTCGTCTTCTTCGGCGGCAGCGGTTATAGCGCTTAACCTGAAGGACGCTAATTGGTGGTTGGACGTCAACGAGTCTCCATTCTGGCAGGATCGTATCTTACGTATCCTCGCTGGTTTATACGGCATCGTTTCCGTCACCGTCATTGCTGTGGTACCCCCTTCGTCCCCTACTTTGAGTTTTAGGTTGATTTGAGTATATTTGACGTCCTTTTTTTTTTTATATATATATAAGTTTTGTAGGCACGCTCTGTATCCACTGATGGAAAGTTTCTTCACAGTTAATGCAGTTGTCAGGTGAGTCCAACTTTCTATGTGGCCTTGGCAGTACCTTTTGAATTTGCAAAATTCAAAATTAACCTTGGACTTAAATGGAACTATGGGCCCACTGAGCCTGTTGTTAGATTGCCTCAGCATCTTTTTGGTCTGATTTTTCTTTTTGTGTGGCTTCTCCAGCTTTAATCTTTCCTGTGAATTCATTAATTGCAGATTGCTCTTTTGTTGATATTGTGGTGGAAGCCTGTTCAGGTTGTGGTAATCATTTCTAAGATGTTCTTTGCAGGTATAGTTTGAAGTGTGCTATTGGTGAGTATTTGCCATCGGATGATGGTGTTGAGATCGCACATGCACTTTTGCCTTCCTGGCTAGAATAAGACCCTTTTTGAGCCAAAGAAGACTTGATCAACTGTGTGAAAGCAATTTCACACATGACCTTGCTTTCTTGTTTATGACAACTATTTCCACGCAGGCTTTTCCTAATGCTGCAACGGTTTCCAGTGTGATGTAAAAAGCTGCAAGAGGTGAAACTTGAATTTTAAACCAAATTAAGCAGTTAAAGTTCCTAATTAATAGTGATATCTGTTGATCGCTTCTTGTTGCTTGAATACTTTGGCTGGTTGTCAAGATTTGAAGCTACGGGCTACAGCTAACCAGGGCTTTCATTTCATCATTTGTCAATGGTCTAGATGTGCTTTAATGAGATCGTCGATGCAGCAGATCTTGATGTCCTGGATCACCCTACCCTAACTACACATTACCTAGTAAGCTCTATAATAAACCTCTTGCACTGCTACAGATGTGCATACATATATATATATATATATATATATAGAGAGAGAGAGAGAAAGAGATTCATGGATGTTAAAATATGAATCTTGTTTTGAAAATCTCTAAACAAAAGGCGTGTGTTGTCTGGTTTACTTTCAGTTGGTGGAGATATTGCCTTCTTCTCTGCTCCTCTTTATCCCAAGAAAGCTTCCACCAAAACGAGGTTTCACACAGTAACTGAGATTGTAGATGGAGATGTATGCGGAGAATCGAAAGAACGCGGTCTCAGATGTTAAGAGTTAACAGTATCGAGAATCCGGTTCAGGAATTAACCGAAATCTCTCAGTCAACGGAAAAGAACTTTCGGAGTCAACAGTCAATCATCATCTCCCCTTTTCCGTGTATTCACATGTCTTCACCTACTCCTCCGACATTTGTTGAATGTTCCGTCAAAGTTTCGATTCTAATATCATAATTCACTTTTCTCTCTCTTCCTCTTGCGACATGGGGGTTCTTCGCCATTACTGGTCGGTGATGATCATACTTGTTGTCGTAGAGCTCTGCATCTACTCATCAAGCTCTCAGAGCCTCACGTGCCATCCACGTGACCTAGAGGCCTTGCGTGACTTCATCAACGAGCTCGCCCCCAAACCAGATAGTTGGACCTTCAGTTCAAGTGGAGATTGCTGTGAGTGGGAGGGGATCACATGTAGTAACTCTTCTTCTTCGCTTCGCTTAAACGATCCGGAAAACACTGTGAGAGTCACCACGCTGAAGCTTGTGAACAAAAAGCTGTCCGGTAAGTTGTCTGAATCTTTTGGGCGGCTGCATCAGCTTAGAGTTCTAAATCTCTCTTGCAACTTCGTCTCAGGCTCCATCCCTTCTTCGGTTTTCAATCTCAAAAACTTAGAAGCTCTAGATTTGAGCTCTAATCTCTTCACTGGGTTAATCCCTGAGAGTTTGAATCTTCCTTCACTGAAAAGTCTCAGTCTTTCATCAAACATGTTGAACGGTTCGCTTCCTGTGCATATATGTCACAACTCTACCGACCTTAAGCTGATCAGACTCGAGTCCAACAGATGCTCCGGAGACTTTCCATCTGGGTTCAAGAAATGTGCTCTGCTCCAACATCTCTTCCTTAGCGGGAACGAACTCACTGGTAACATACCTGAGGATCTCTTTCACCTTCAAAGGTTGAGTCTTTTGGAGATTCAAGAGAACGGTCTCTCTGGTTCGCTCAGTCCTGCGCTTGGTAACCTCTCCAGCCTCGTTCATATCGATGTCTCATCGAATAGATTCTCTGGGGAGATCCCTGATGTGTTCAAGAAACTGTCAAATCTAGAGTATCTAATGGCTGAGTCTAATAGATTCACAGGAGGGATCCCTAAGTCCTTGGCAAATTCAAAAACTTTGAGATTGTTGAACTTGAGGAACAACTCATTGAGTGGTCCTTTGTATCTGCACTGTGCTGTGATGACTAACTTAACCTCACTTGATCTGGGGTCTAATAAGTTCAATAGCTCTTTGCCGGAACATCTACCGTCTTGCAGACAACTGAGTTACGTTAGTCTAGCGCGGAACCAATATGATGGGCAGGTCCCAGAGAGCTTCAAGGACTTCCATAGCTTGTCTTATTTATCTCTCTCAAACTGCAGTCTTGTTAACATTTCATCAACTCTTCACATTCTTCAGCACTGCAAGAACCTGACAACTCTGGTTCTTTCTTTAAACTTCCATGGAGAGATGTTGCCTGATGACCCGAGTCTTCGTTTCAAAAAGCTCAAGGTACTTGTTGTTCCGAATTCTAGGCTTACTGGTTCAATGCCAAGATGGTTGAGCAAGAGCAGTAATCTAGAGCTGTTGGATCTCTCGTGGAACAGTTTAACCGGAGCTATACCAAATTGGATCGGTGGTTTCACCAATCTTTTCTACTTGGATTTGTCGAACAACTCCTTCACAGGAGAGATCCCAAAGAGTTTGACACGGCTGCATAGCCTCATAAGCCAAGAAATTTCAGTTGAGGAGCCGTATCCAGATTTCTCATTCTACTTGTATAGATTTGGAAGAGCTCAGCCATACAATCATGTTTTCAGATTTCCACCAACGCTTGAACTCAGCCTAAACAATCTCTCTGGACCCATTTGGGAGGAGTTTGGAAACTTGAAGAGCCTCCATGTTTTTAACCTGAATGACAACAGATTATCAGGACATATCCCTAGCTCGCTTTCAGGAATGACAAGCTTGGAGGTTCTTGATCTGTCAAATAACCATCTTTCCGGTTCAATCTCGTTATCTCTGCAGAACCTAACATTCCTGTCCAAGTTCAGTGTTGCAAACAATAGTCTCTCAGGGAGAATCCCTACTGGTGGTCAGTTTCAAACGTTTCCGAACTCGAGCTTCGAGGGCAACCATGTTTGTGGTGACCACCGCGGGTTTGATTGCCAAGCAGATACACCAGACCTACAACCACCAAATACCAGTGATGAGAGTGACAACAGTGGTGGTGACTTTGCCTTGGATTTTTCATATGGAGTGGCTCTTGGGTTTGGTTTATCGTTTGTTGTTGTTATTGCTTTCCGTCAGAAGCTGTTTCGATTTTAATCTTCACAGCATCAACGTTCATGTTACACAATTTACCACAATGTTTGATTATGGGACTGTTTATGTCAATAAATAATGTAGATACTCTGTTTTACTCAGTCTAAACGTTTCAATCTTTGAAGGGGATTAAACAATATATATACTACTGTATGTATGTCCTGATACGGAATATCTTCTTTCCTTTTCTTTTTCGTAGAAATATTATTTTCCTTCTCATGCACGTTCTTGGTCTATTTCCTTATTTATCTGAATAATTTCCCTTTGCCCTCTTATGTAAAGCCTTGCACTGCAAGCAAGCTCTTGTATTGATAATGCCCTATTTAGCTAAAGCGGCTTTTATAAAATCGTCTCTCTCATCACGCTTACAAAAGGTATGGGGAATTCCATTTCCAATTCTCAAAACAACCAAACCTCGCCGGAGAAACCGAGAGATGTGTCAATGGAAGGAAAGAGGTGGTTGCAAAGAATCACACACGGCGATTGAAGAAGCTGAGAAGGAGAATCAATGTGAGTGCTTGCATGCGAAGATGCAGGAGTGCATGGAGACCCACTCTGATTACTATCACCCGATATTCGCTGCTGCGAAAGAAGCTGGTGACAAAGCGATACATAGGGAAGTCCAAGCCTTCATAAAGGAGTGGAGAGGCCCAAAGGTGGAAGAGGAACTAGAGAAGTTCATGGGATTCATGGAAAGAGGTGGCTGTAAAGAATCATTGATGGCTTTAGTACATT
Proteins encoded:
- the LOC106310122 gene encoding phytosulfokine receptor 1-like isoform X1, whose amino-acid sequence is MFRQSFDSNIIIHFSLSSSCDMGVLRHYWSVMIILVVVELCIYSSSSQSLTCHPRDLEALRDFINELAPKPDSWTFSSSGDCCEWEGITCSNSSSSLRLNDPENTVRVTTLKLVNKKLSGKLSESFGRLHQLRVLNLSCNFVSGSIPSSVFNLKNLEALDLSSNLFTGLIPESLNLPSLKSLSLSSNMLNGSLPVHICHNSTDLKLIRLESNRCSGDFPSGFKKCALLQHLFLSGNELTGNIPEDLFHLQRLSLLEIQENGLSGSLSPALGNLSSLVHIDVSSNRFSGEIPDVFKKLSNLEYLMAESNRFTGGIPKSLANSKTLRLLNLRNNSLSGPLYLHCAVMTNLTSLDLGSNKFNSSLPEHLPSCRQLSYVSLARNQYDGQVPESFKDFHSLSYLSLSNCSLVNISSTLHILQHCKNLTTLVLSLNFHGEMLPDDPSLRFKKLKVLVVPNSRLTGSMPRWLSKSSNLELLDLSWNSLTGAIPNWIGGFTNLFYLDLSNNSFTGEIPKSLTRLHSLISQEISVEEPYPDFSFYLYRFGRAQPYNHVFRFPPTLELSLNNLSGPIWEEFGNLKSLHVFNLNDNRLSGHIPSSLSGMTSLEVLDLSNNHLSGSISLSLQNLTFLSKFSVANNSLSGRIPTGGQFQTFPNSSFEGNHVCGDHRGFDCQADTPDLQPPNTSDESDNSGGDFALDFSYGVALGFGLSFVVVIAFRQKLFRF
- the LOC106310122 gene encoding phytosulfokine receptor 1-like isoform X2 → MFRQSFDSNIIIHFSLSSSCDMGVLRHYWSVMIILVVVELCIYSSSSQSLTCHPRDLEALRDFINELAPKPDSWTFSSSGDCCEWEGITCSNSSSSLRLNDPENTVRVTTLKLVNKKLSGSIPSSVFNLKNLEALDLSSNLFTGLIPESLNLPSLKSLSLSSNMLNGSLPVHICHNSTDLKLIRLESNRCSGDFPSGFKKCALLQHLFLSGNELTGNIPEDLFHLQRLSLLEIQENGLSGSLSPALGNLSSLVHIDVSSNRFSGEIPDVFKKLSNLEYLMAESNRFTGGIPKSLANSKTLRLLNLRNNSLSGPLYLHCAVMTNLTSLDLGSNKFNSSLPEHLPSCRQLSYVSLARNQYDGQVPESFKDFHSLSYLSLSNCSLVNISSTLHILQHCKNLTTLVLSLNFHGEMLPDDPSLRFKKLKVLVVPNSRLTGSMPRWLSKSSNLELLDLSWNSLTGAIPNWIGGFTNLFYLDLSNNSFTGEIPKSLTRLHSLISQEISVEEPYPDFSFYLYRFGRAQPYNHVFRFPPTLELSLNNLSGPIWEEFGNLKSLHVFNLNDNRLSGHIPSSLSGMTSLEVLDLSNNHLSGSISLSLQNLTFLSKFSVANNSLSGRIPTGGQFQTFPNSSFEGNHVCGDHRGFDCQADTPDLQPPNTSDESDNSGGDFALDFSYGVALGFGLSFVVVIAFRQKLFRF